Proteins co-encoded in one Tautonia rosea genomic window:
- a CDS encoding RNA recognition motif domain-containing protein, with amino-acid sequence MGKKLYVGNLTYSVNSSDLEQLFSQFGTVQSAQVIEDRETGRSKGFGFVEMDTEAEAQAAIDGLNDREHDGRRLTVNEAKPREDRGGGGYGGGGRGRSGGGGGYGGGGYGGGGRRY; translated from the coding sequence GTGGGCAAGAAACTCTACGTCGGCAACCTGACCTACTCGGTCAATAGTTCAGACCTGGAGCAGTTGTTCTCGCAGTTTGGCACCGTCCAAAGTGCGCAGGTCATCGAGGACCGGGAAACGGGTCGCAGCAAGGGATTCGGCTTCGTGGAGATGGATACCGAGGCCGAGGCTCAGGCTGCGATCGACGGCTTGAATGATCGCGAACATGACGGCCGTCGGCTGACCGTGAACGAGGCCAAGCCCCGTGAAGACCGGGGTGGTGGCGGGTACGGAGGCGGCGGCCGAGGCCGGAGTGGCGGTGGCGGCGGTTACGGAGGCGGTGGTTATGGGGGCGGCGGTCGGCGTTATTGA
- a CDS encoding SprT-like domain-containing protein → MDLEQLHAIAHHELRKQGLHGWTFGLAQTKRRLGACKYRLKRIEIAEYHVRNNPDEMVRDTLLHEIAHAIAGPDAGHGPAWKAVAIRLGATPRSCETSNTLAVQPGDWQATCPSCQKTVHYYRQPKSLSGYRCKCAARSPLTFEYKGDPARMPEVPLTAQCNARWESTCAACGTQYFRVRRPKSGVYRCRCSQRLELVWRPRTPE, encoded by the coding sequence ATGGATCTGGAGCAACTGCACGCCATCGCCCATCACGAATTGCGCAAACAAGGTTTGCACGGGTGGACCTTCGGACTGGCACAGACCAAACGCCGCCTCGGAGCGTGTAAGTATCGACTTAAACGGATCGAAATTGCCGAATATCACGTCCGAAACAACCCAGACGAGATGGTGCGTGACACCCTCTTGCACGAAATTGCTCACGCGATCGCCGGGCCAGATGCCGGACACGGCCCAGCCTGGAAGGCCGTCGCGATCCGACTGGGAGCCACTCCTCGATCCTGCGAGACATCGAACACCCTTGCCGTGCAGCCAGGAGACTGGCAGGCAACCTGTCCATCGTGTCAGAAAACCGTCCACTACTATCGCCAACCGAAGAGCCTGAGCGGCTACCGTTGCAAATGTGCCGCCCGCTCCCCCTTGACCTTTGAGTACAAAGGAGATCCGGCTCGAATGCCTGAAGTACCACTCACAGCGCAGTGCAACGCTCGATGGGAATCGACCTGTGCAGCGTGCGGAACGCAATACTTCCGAGTTCGTAGACCAAAGAGTGGGGTGTACCGCTGTCGATGCTCACAACGTCTTGAACTCGTCTGGCGTCCGAGAACACCTGAATGA
- a CDS encoding arylsulfatase: protein MSRSQTTVIVRAVFTLILALGGSNRVHATDDRPPNVVLILADDLGYAELGCFGQKRIRTPVLDRLASQGMRLTSFYSGSPVCAPARCTLMTGKHTGHSFIRNNGNPPGRIRDDDRGLFPGQNPIPDREVTLAELFKERGYATGAIGKWGLGFEGSSGDPNRQGFDLFFGYLCQAHAHNHYPRFLWKNGEKVPLAGNDRGQTGAIHAQEAFSDEALRFVKENQDRPFFLYLPVTIPHVSIQAPEEWIARYRGTLGDDPEWINENPRGYTSHPTPHAGYAAMVSYLDHEIGRLLEAIEELGLNDDTIVFFSSDNGPTHDRVGGADSPFFDSTGPFRGLKGQVYEGGLRVPTIARWPGRIPEGTTTDVVGYFPDILPTLLDLAGSADLIPDDIDGLSLAPTLLGRPEDQSRHAYLYWEFPAYGGQQALRLGNWKGVRTDLMRGKDLSIELYNLASDPGELHDLASEHPELVSRIERLMFEARTQSPLFPFPALDALEAPPELR from the coding sequence ATGAGTCGATCGCAGACGACCGTGATTGTTCGAGCCGTCTTCACCCTGATTCTTGCTTTGGGAGGAAGCAACAGGGTCCATGCGACCGACGACCGTCCTCCAAACGTGGTGCTGATCTTGGCCGACGACCTCGGTTACGCCGAGCTTGGTTGCTTTGGTCAGAAACGGATTCGGACACCAGTTCTTGATCGACTGGCCTCACAGGGAATGCGACTCACCTCATTCTACAGCGGCAGTCCTGTCTGCGCCCCGGCTCGCTGTACCTTGATGACTGGCAAGCACACGGGCCATTCCTTTATTCGGAACAATGGCAATCCTCCGGGCCGAATCCGGGATGACGATCGTGGGCTCTTTCCCGGCCAGAATCCCATTCCTGACCGAGAGGTCACGCTTGCCGAGTTGTTCAAGGAACGAGGGTACGCGACCGGAGCGATCGGGAAGTGGGGACTCGGCTTTGAAGGGTCGTCCGGCGACCCGAACCGGCAGGGATTTGACCTGTTCTTCGGCTATCTCTGCCAGGCTCACGCACACAATCACTATCCTCGCTTTCTCTGGAAAAATGGCGAGAAGGTGCCGCTTGCCGGAAACGATCGGGGCCAGACGGGGGCCATCCACGCTCAGGAGGCATTCTCTGATGAGGCACTCCGGTTCGTCAAAGAAAACCAGGATCGCCCCTTCTTTCTTTACTTGCCGGTCACGATCCCTCACGTCTCGATCCAGGCTCCCGAGGAGTGGATCGCCCGGTACCGTGGCACGCTGGGCGATGATCCCGAATGGATCAACGAAAACCCGAGGGGATATACTTCGCATCCGACGCCCCACGCGGGGTACGCAGCGATGGTCAGCTATCTTGACCATGAGATTGGCAGGCTTCTCGAAGCCATCGAAGAACTCGGCTTGAACGACGACACGATCGTCTTTTTCTCGTCTGACAACGGTCCGACACACGACCGGGTGGGCGGCGCCGACAGTCCATTCTTTGACTCGACCGGTCCCTTCCGAGGGCTGAAAGGGCAGGTGTACGAGGGGGGCCTCCGCGTGCCGACGATCGCTCGGTGGCCCGGCCGCATCCCGGAAGGAACCACCACCGATGTCGTCGGATACTTCCCGGATATTCTGCCAACACTGCTCGACCTGGCAGGCTCGGCAGACCTGATCCCTGACGACATCGACGGTCTGAGTCTGGCTCCAACCTTACTCGGCAGACCTGAGGATCAGTCGCGGCACGCGTATCTCTACTGGGAATTTCCTGCCTACGGAGGTCAGCAGGCGCTTCGCCTCGGCAACTGGAAAGGGGTTCGCACCGACTTGATGCGAGGCAAGGATCTGAGCATCGAACTGTACAATCTCGCATCTGATCCTGGAGAGTTGCACGACCTGGCTAGCGAACACCCCGAGCTGGTTTCGAGGATTGAGCGGCTCATGTTCGAGGCCCGAACCCAGTCTCCGCTCTTTCCCTTCCCAGCGCTTGACGCTCTGGAAGCTCCGCCTGAGCTCCGATGA
- a CDS encoding DUF1549 and DUF1553 domain-containing protein has product MPQPMLIDWVKNPIDAFILRGMEEFGLEPAPSTDRATLLRRVSFDLTGLPPTPEDVEAFLGDSKPDAYERVVDRLLNSPHYGERWGRHWLDVVRYADSDGYEYDDARPHSWRYRDWVINALNDDLPYDRFVLEQVAGDELSPDDPIAHVATGLHRLGPLRLNAGNQEEEKNRQEVLTEMTDMIGSAFLGLTIGCARCHDHKFDPIPQADYFRLQAFFAGTEFRDLSLASDSEQRAFDERLERWKSRRDRLRKELRSLDESGSGEDPARRDELVTAIDAHDATKPEPPAGVMTVSEVESHAPPTFILFRGEPGHHLDQVDPQFPGAINGPDPHRMSKTAAQSGTAGRRASLARWLADPSHPLTARVMVNRLWQHHFGRGLVATPNNFGIMGEPPTHPDLLDWLAVEFAEGGFRLKAMHRLMVTSATYRQSSKGSDQGLEEDPDNLLLSRMPRRRLEAEVLRDQILAVAGTLNRTPGGPGVRLPLEPEVANQVYKGRWEPTPDPDEYTRRSIYLFVKRNIPLPFMEAFDAPDTLVSCGERNISIHAGQALALLNSSLLDEQSRNFARRLLAEVGPDPDLLADRAIEFALSRPARPEERARARQFLEGQTALLEAEAEAKAPVPSLRSEGVDPALCAALSDLCLVLMNLDEFLYVD; this is encoded by the coding sequence GTGCCTCAGCCGATGTTGATCGACTGGGTGAAAAATCCGATTGATGCCTTTATCCTGCGGGGGATGGAGGAGTTCGGACTGGAGCCTGCACCGTCTACCGATCGAGCAACCCTTCTCCGCCGAGTGAGCTTTGATCTGACAGGACTCCCCCCGACGCCCGAAGACGTTGAGGCGTTTCTGGGTGACTCGAAGCCGGATGCCTATGAGCGGGTTGTCGACCGACTTCTAAACTCACCGCATTATGGAGAGCGATGGGGAAGGCACTGGCTTGATGTGGTCCGATACGCGGACAGTGACGGATACGAGTATGACGATGCTCGCCCCCATTCCTGGCGATACCGCGATTGGGTGATCAATGCGCTGAACGATGATCTGCCCTACGACCGTTTCGTTCTCGAGCAAGTTGCGGGCGACGAGCTTTCACCGGATGATCCGATCGCCCACGTTGCAACGGGTCTCCATCGGCTCGGGCCGCTTCGTCTGAACGCGGGCAACCAGGAAGAGGAGAAGAACCGACAGGAAGTCTTGACCGAGATGACCGACATGATCGGATCGGCCTTCCTCGGTCTGACGATCGGCTGTGCCCGATGTCATGACCACAAGTTCGATCCGATTCCTCAGGCCGACTACTTTCGTCTTCAGGCGTTCTTCGCCGGGACTGAATTTCGAGACCTCTCGCTCGCCTCTGACTCGGAGCAGCGGGCATTCGACGAGCGATTGGAGCGATGGAAGTCGAGACGCGATCGGCTCCGAAAGGAGTTGCGTTCGCTGGATGAATCAGGATCAGGAGAAGACCCTGCTCGCCGCGACGAGCTGGTTACCGCGATCGACGCCCACGACGCGACCAAGCCTGAGCCTCCGGCCGGGGTGATGACCGTCTCAGAGGTTGAGTCACATGCGCCGCCGACGTTCATCCTGTTTCGTGGGGAACCTGGTCATCATCTCGACCAGGTTGATCCTCAGTTTCCGGGAGCGATCAACGGTCCGGACCCTCATCGGATGTCAAAAACAGCGGCTCAGTCGGGGACGGCGGGGCGTCGCGCATCGCTGGCAAGGTGGCTGGCTGATCCATCGCACCCGCTGACGGCTCGCGTGATGGTCAATCGCCTCTGGCAGCACCACTTCGGACGGGGGTTGGTGGCCACCCCGAATAATTTCGGCATTATGGGCGAGCCGCCGACCCATCCGGATTTGCTTGACTGGTTGGCGGTCGAGTTCGCCGAGGGTGGCTTCCGATTGAAGGCGATGCACCGGTTGATGGTCACTTCAGCAACGTATCGGCAGTCGTCGAAGGGATCGGATCAAGGTCTGGAGGAGGATCCGGATAACCTATTGCTCAGCAGGATGCCTCGGCGTCGGCTGGAGGCGGAAGTCTTGCGTGACCAAATTCTTGCCGTGGCCGGTACTCTGAACCGGACTCCTGGAGGGCCGGGAGTTCGATTACCCCTGGAACCCGAGGTTGCGAATCAGGTTTACAAGGGGAGATGGGAGCCGACCCCCGATCCCGATGAATACACAAGGCGAAGCATTTACCTGTTTGTGAAGCGCAATATTCCGCTGCCCTTCATGGAAGCGTTCGATGCGCCGGATACGCTGGTCTCTTGCGGTGAGCGGAACATCAGCATTCACGCCGGCCAAGCGCTGGCCTTGTTGAACAGTTCGCTTCTCGACGAACAGTCACGAAACTTCGCGAGGCGTTTGCTCGCCGAGGTTGGGCCGGACCCGGACCTTCTGGCTGACAGAGCGATCGAGTTCGCGTTGTCACGCCCGGCTCGGCCAGAGGAACGAGCGCGAGCCCGGCAGTTTCTTGAAGGCCAGACCGCACTGTTGGAGGCCGAGGCCGAGGCGAAGGCCCCAGTTCCATCACTCCGTTCCGAAGGAGTTGATCCGGCCCTTTGCGCAGCGCTCTCGGACCTTTGCCTGGTCCTGATGAATCTCGATGAATTCCTTTATGTGGATTGA
- a CDS encoding DUF1501 domain-containing protein — translation MAAASLLARDGLLPKAMAEEGRLNDPLGARAPHFEPRATSVIFLFLTGGPSQMETFDPKPMLNRLHGQRTPESFGKVTFQQTSDESLLLGSKRTFRPCGESGLVMSDLFPHLATCADDLAVIRSCHADSITHAPAMYQMNTGRELMGHPSLGSWAVYGLGNGTENLPAFVVMLDPAGPLTGGPPCWGSGYLPPVYQGMPFRSGETPLLNLRPSGGRSRDRQRAALDLLRDLNHAGDRDAVDPVLGARLASYELAFRMQSHAVEAVDVGGETEETKSLYGLDRPETEEFGRRCLLARRLVERGVRFVQLYHGGGPGNMTWDAHGDIEENHQRMAGEADKPIAGLLTDLKRRGLLDSTLVVCGGEFGRTPMSQGSTGRDHNPFGFSMWLAGGGVKGGVMVGATDEIGLRAVESPKHVRDLHATILHLLGLDQFALTVIHDGREEKLTDTGGQVISEIL, via the coding sequence ATGGCCGCCGCCTCTCTGCTCGCCCGGGACGGCCTCCTGCCCAAGGCGATGGCGGAGGAGGGACGTCTGAACGATCCACTCGGCGCCCGCGCTCCGCACTTCGAGCCGAGGGCCACGTCGGTCATTTTCCTGTTTCTGACGGGCGGGCCGAGCCAGATGGAGACATTTGACCCGAAGCCGATGCTCAACCGGCTCCACGGTCAGCGTACTCCGGAGAGCTTTGGCAAGGTCACGTTTCAGCAGACAAGCGACGAATCGCTGTTGCTCGGCTCGAAGCGGACCTTTCGGCCGTGCGGAGAGAGTGGCCTGGTGATGTCGGACCTCTTCCCGCACCTGGCGACCTGCGCGGATGACCTGGCGGTGATCCGTTCCTGTCACGCCGACAGCATCACCCACGCTCCGGCGATGTATCAGATGAACACCGGTCGAGAGTTGATGGGCCACCCGAGCCTCGGCTCCTGGGCGGTCTATGGGCTGGGGAACGGAACCGAGAACCTGCCGGCCTTCGTCGTGATGCTCGACCCTGCCGGCCCCTTGACGGGCGGGCCCCCTTGCTGGGGGTCAGGTTATCTGCCACCGGTCTATCAGGGGATGCCATTCCGGTCGGGAGAGACGCCACTCTTGAATCTTCGGCCCTCGGGGGGACGGAGCCGAGATCGACAGCGGGCTGCGCTCGACCTTCTACGCGACCTGAACCACGCCGGAGATCGGGATGCGGTCGACCCGGTTCTGGGGGCCCGGCTCGCGTCGTACGAGCTTGCCTTCCGAATGCAATCGCATGCAGTCGAGGCCGTCGATGTTGGCGGCGAGACGGAAGAAACCAAATCGCTTTACGGGCTCGACCGGCCCGAAACCGAGGAGTTCGGCAGACGCTGTCTGCTGGCTCGACGTCTGGTCGAGCGAGGGGTACGGTTCGTCCAGCTCTATCACGGCGGTGGGCCGGGCAACATGACCTGGGACGCCCATGGTGATATCGAGGAGAACCATCAGCGGATGGCAGGAGAAGCCGACAAGCCGATCGCAGGCCTCCTCACCGACTTGAAGCGTCGAGGATTGCTCGATTCGACGCTCGTGGTCTGCGGTGGCGAGTTTGGCCGTACACCGATGTCGCAGGGGAGCACCGGACGCGATCACAATCCCTTCGGTTTCAGCATGTGGCTCGCGGGAGGTGGGGTAAAGGGTGGTGTGATGGTTGGTGCAACAGACGAGATCGGCCTCCGCGCTGTCGAGTCGCCCAAGCACGTCCGAGACCTGCACGCGACCATCCTCCACTTGCTTGGGCTCGATCAGTTCGCGTTGACCGTGATCCACGACGGTCGCGAGGAAAAGCTTACGGATACTGGCGGACAGGTGATTTCGGAGATTCTCTGA
- a CDS encoding SDR family NAD(P)-dependent oxidoreductase, whose amino-acid sequence MTILDQFRLDGRRACITGGSRGLGLAVSRGLAEAGADLVLIGRDPETLATAQQELSTTGRRIDLLSVDVGDPGSSEAAACRVLDEFGSIDILVNNVGGRRIPTPTEDLDLSDWQRIIDLNLTSCFLWSKILGGAMLSQGWGRIINVASISGLIATKGIGGRGYESAKAAMIQLTRALAADWADRGVTVNAIAPGGFLTDPNVRWFTERPELRTSMESMVPMGRLGQPHELAGLALYLASDASSYMTGATLVIDGGYTLW is encoded by the coding sequence ATGACCATTTTGGATCAATTTCGCCTCGATGGCCGGAGAGCCTGCATTACGGGTGGCAGCCGAGGGCTGGGACTGGCGGTCTCCCGAGGGCTTGCCGAAGCCGGGGCCGATCTCGTCCTGATTGGCCGGGATCCCGAAACACTCGCCACAGCACAGCAGGAACTCTCGACCACCGGCCGTCGGATCGACCTTCTTTCGGTCGACGTGGGCGACCCCGGGTCAAGCGAGGCAGCGGCCTGTCGGGTACTCGACGAGTTCGGTTCGATCGACATCCTTGTCAACAACGTCGGCGGACGCCGCATCCCTACCCCAACCGAGGACCTCGACCTGAGCGATTGGCAACGGATCATTGACCTGAATCTGACTAGTTGCTTCCTTTGGTCAAAGATCCTGGGCGGCGCAATGCTTTCTCAAGGGTGGGGCCGGATAATCAACGTCGCCTCGATCAGCGGCCTGATCGCCACCAAGGGGATCGGCGGTCGGGGCTACGAATCGGCCAAGGCCGCCATGATCCAGTTGACCCGGGCTCTGGCGGCCGACTGGGCCGATCGCGGCGTAACGGTCAACGCAATCGCCCCCGGCGGTTTTCTCACCGATCCGAACGTCCGCTGGTTCACCGAACGCCCCGAGTTGCGCACAAGCATGGAATCGATGGTTCCAATGGGACGGCTCGGCCAACCCCACGAACTGGCCGGGCTTGCCCTGTACCTGGCCAGCGACGCCTCATCGTATATGACCGGTGCGACCCTGGTCATCGACGGCGGTTACACGCTCTGGTAA
- a CDS encoding DUF1501 domain-containing protein, translating into MFGLDDQPTRLCDGQSRREWLRIGGLSVLGLGLGDLLRAGAVPNPAIAGPTSSPLAHGLDGVTFGRAKNVIYLWLQGGPPQHETFDPKPDAPAEIRGPFRPIATNVPGIHFCELLPRTARIADKLAVVRSIATDDPNHDVSGYWVLTGYPYGPGSARQIKPTDWPYFGSIVKMLRPSETMPALSTVWIPDLMRLNDSVTPAGQTAGFLGRAWEPERFVGDPAAIDYHIEGLELPPELPQLRVDRRRALLGQLDGHLRAVEQGGVLDGWDRYAQHAYDLVSSGRARAAFDLSQEPAKVRDRYGRDSWGQTVLLARRLIEAGVRLVHVNWTREPGDSAVDNPMWDTHAQNADRLQDVLCPQFDVTFTALLEDLESRGLLDETLVVAIGEFGRTPRINAQGGRDHWGNVFSFVMAGAGISGGQVFGSSDRDGALPASEPIRPHDLTATIFHLLGIDHHGTFPDKLGRPQPITRGEPLYSLLGNAPATLDRCEPGGDPAFVPPYDASKLLDTDFSSGRPLIAVTPSSRDKGWRAWPIGSETEPNGLIVRPIETPDRQIALGVAPNATVASGASAILAQEIRSARGGEYTFTVTASGSGDSPEQFDEEFLGRFSCRLVLFRFANSSKNPREVQELASIDFRPTFGEPRSFTLERYLGSTSGNVNFAIGQGLGVAVVVQNTTGQAIEGSNTQESPSAALRIHHVSLRFSARPRHENML; encoded by the coding sequence ATGTTCGGACTTGACGATCAACCAACGAGGCTCTGCGATGGTCAGAGCCGTCGTGAATGGCTCCGCATCGGCGGCCTGAGCGTTCTCGGCCTCGGCCTGGGCGACCTGCTCCGGGCGGGTGCCGTCCCGAATCCGGCGATTGCCGGACCGACGTCCTCTCCACTCGCTCATGGGCTTGATGGCGTGACGTTCGGTCGGGCGAAGAACGTCATCTACTTGTGGCTCCAGGGCGGCCCCCCTCAGCACGAAACCTTCGATCCCAAGCCCGACGCTCCCGCTGAGATTCGCGGTCCTTTCCGTCCCATCGCCACCAACGTTCCTGGCATTCACTTCTGCGAGTTGCTCCCTCGCACCGCCCGCATAGCGGACAAACTGGCGGTCGTCCGGTCGATCGCCACCGACGACCCGAACCACGACGTCAGCGGCTACTGGGTCTTGACGGGTTATCCTTACGGCCCCGGTAGCGCTCGCCAGATCAAGCCAACGGACTGGCCCTACTTCGGCTCGATCGTCAAGATGCTCCGGCCAAGCGAGACGATGCCGGCCCTCTCGACGGTCTGGATTCCCGACCTGATGCGGCTCAATGACAGTGTGACCCCCGCCGGTCAAACCGCTGGGTTCCTTGGCAGAGCCTGGGAGCCGGAGCGATTCGTCGGTGATCCCGCAGCGATTGATTATCACATTGAGGGTCTCGAACTTCCTCCCGAACTTCCCCAACTTCGGGTCGACCGTCGTCGAGCCTTGCTCGGTCAGCTCGATGGACACCTCCGGGCGGTTGAACAGGGCGGAGTCCTCGACGGCTGGGATCGATATGCCCAGCATGCCTACGACCTTGTCTCCTCGGGTCGGGCTCGGGCCGCATTCGATCTGAGCCAGGAACCCGCGAAGGTTCGTGATCGCTACGGCCGAGATTCCTGGGGACAGACCGTCCTGCTGGCTCGTCGGCTGATCGAGGCCGGCGTGCGACTGGTCCATGTCAACTGGACCCGAGAACCCGGCGATTCCGCCGTTGATAATCCGATGTGGGATACCCACGCACAGAATGCCGACCGCCTTCAGGATGTCCTCTGCCCCCAGTTCGATGTCACCTTTACGGCCTTACTTGAGGACCTCGAATCGCGAGGACTGCTCGACGAAACGCTGGTTGTGGCCATCGGCGAGTTCGGTCGAACGCCTCGGATCAATGCGCAGGGTGGTCGCGATCACTGGGGCAATGTCTTCAGCTTCGTGATGGCAGGTGCCGGGATTTCCGGAGGACAGGTTTTCGGTTCGAGCGATCGCGACGGTGCGCTGCCGGCCTCCGAACCGATCCGGCCCCACGACCTCACCGCCACCATCTTCCACTTACTCGGGATCGATCACCACGGCACCTTCCCAGATAAGCTCGGCCGCCCACAGCCAATCACACGTGGCGAGCCCTTGTATTCGCTCCTCGGTAATGCTCCTGCAACGCTCGATCGTTGCGAACCGGGGGGAGACCCGGCGTTTGTCCCCCCATACGACGCGAGCAAGTTGCTCGATACCGACTTTTCCTCGGGTCGACCACTCATCGCGGTGACTCCTTCAAGCCGAGACAAAGGCTGGAGAGCCTGGCCAATCGGTTCCGAAACCGAGCCGAACGGACTGATCGTCCGGCCAATCGAGACCCCCGATCGCCAGATCGCTCTCGGTGTCGCTCCCAATGCCACCGTCGCTTCAGGAGCCAGTGCTATCCTTGCGCAGGAGATCCGATCCGCTCGCGGAGGCGAATACACCTTCACCGTGACCGCTAGCGGCAGCGGAGACTCGCCGGAACAGTTCGACGAGGAGTTTCTCGGTCGATTCTCCTGCCGACTTGTCCTCTTTCGTTTTGCGAATTCCTCGAAGAATCCGAGAGAGGTTCAGGAACTCGCTTCGATCGACTTCCGGCCAACCTTTGGAGAACCCCGCTCTTTCACCCTTGAGCGCTACCTCGGCTCGACATCCGGGAACGTGAATTTCGCAATCGGCCAGGGCCTCGGGGTTGCAGTGGTTGTCCAGAACACAACCGGGCAGGCCATTGAGGGCTCGAACACTCAGGAAAGCCCTTCGGCAGCGCTCAGGATCCATCACGTCTCGTTGAGGTTCAGTGCCCGACCTCGCCATGAGAATATGCTTTGA
- a CDS encoding DUF1552 domain-containing protein: MTVARNPAGDRPISRRGFLRGSSGLALTLPWLDSFPIRAEDTGKRYVSTNDSRPPVRFACIYFSNGVEPEHWWARGRGAGMEIGPGLEPMRPFREDMIFLRGLFNEQAVRHASAHLGRMPNLLSGAWVSTDQGEIRVGQTMDQLLSRKIGSKTTVPSLVLGIEPTELRLEDGLSMIYGSSISWATDTKPATKEIYPSRVYDLLVGDTEGRRLDRSILDHVLNDAHELKHQIGRDDRRKLDEYLESIRDVEQRMDRASKDGRLEGWRPTLEKPDLPRPGDQIPQDIPDHMRLMMDLIVLAFQMDKTRIVTCMLNNDLSQMNFGFLEGVTGSLHLDLTHNGREPELEAMYLKTNQFHVAQFAYLLDRLKQIPEGDGTMLDHSLLMCCSNLFDGDRHQADEMPILLAGRAGGDLSTGRVLDYLDRNHEDRRACSLYLSLMDRMGVSLTQFGDADRPLADL; this comes from the coding sequence ATGACCGTTGCTCGGAATCCGGCGGGCGATCGCCCAATAAGTCGAAGAGGGTTCCTCCGTGGTAGCAGCGGGTTGGCCCTCACTCTTCCCTGGCTTGATTCATTTCCGATCCGAGCCGAGGACACGGGCAAGCGCTACGTCTCGACCAATGACTCTCGACCACCCGTTCGCTTCGCTTGCATCTACTTCTCCAATGGTGTCGAGCCGGAGCACTGGTGGGCCAGGGGGCGGGGCGCAGGCATGGAAATCGGCCCCGGCCTGGAACCAATGCGCCCCTTCCGTGAAGACATGATTTTTCTCCGAGGTCTGTTCAACGAGCAGGCCGTTCGGCATGCAAGCGCCCACCTCGGGCGAATGCCGAATCTCCTCTCTGGAGCCTGGGTCAGTACCGACCAGGGAGAGATCCGTGTCGGCCAGACGATGGATCAGCTCCTCTCCCGAAAGATCGGCAGCAAAACCACCGTCCCGAGCCTCGTCCTTGGGATTGAGCCAACCGAGCTTCGCCTCGAAGACGGCCTCTCGATGATCTACGGCTCAAGCATCTCATGGGCAACCGACACGAAGCCGGCGACCAAGGAAATTTACCCCTCTCGGGTCTACGATCTTCTCGTGGGAGACACCGAGGGCCGACGCCTCGATCGTTCAATTCTTGACCATGTGCTGAATGATGCCCACGAACTCAAACACCAGATCGGACGCGACGACCGCCGCAAGCTGGACGAGTATCTTGAATCCATTCGAGACGTCGAACAACGCATGGATCGCGCCTCGAAAGACGGCCGACTTGAGGGCTGGCGACCAACGCTGGAGAAGCCCGATCTGCCTCGTCCTGGAGATCAGATCCCGCAAGACATCCCAGATCACATGCGGCTAATGATGGACCTCATCGTCCTCGCCTTCCAGATGGACAAAACCCGTATCGTCACCTGCATGCTCAACAACGACCTCTCGCAGATGAATTTCGGCTTCCTCGAAGGCGTAACTGGCAGCCTACACCTCGACCTGACGCACAACGGACGCGAGCCGGAACTCGAGGCCATGTACCTCAAGACGAACCAGTTCCATGTCGCTCAGTTCGCCTATCTGCTCGACCGCCTCAAGCAGATTCCCGAAGGCGACGGCACAATGCTCGATCACTCACTACTTATGTGTTGCTCAAACCTCTTTGACGGCGATCGGCACCAGGCCGACGAAATGCCAATCCTCCTGGCAGGCAGGGCAGGTGGAGACTTATCGACCGGACGCGTGCTCGACTACCTCGATCGCAACCACGAGGACCGCCGCGCCTGTAGCCTCTACCTCTCCCTGATGGACCGGATGGGCGTCTCCTTGACCCAGTTCGGTGATGCTGATCGACCTCTTGCGGACCTGTAA